Proteins co-encoded in one Arachis stenosperma cultivar V10309 chromosome 7, arast.V10309.gnm1.PFL2, whole genome shotgun sequence genomic window:
- the LOC130941963 gene encoding anthranilate N-methyltransferase-like: MARPSESDAKLLEHFKLPQDEEEVDGFLFSQMAWSIVVPMALRTTIELGVFDIIAKEGKGAKLSAKDIVDHIGTNNPEAASMLDRLLRLLASHSLLSCSVVEDPQSSNNLNHRLYSLSPVSKYFVGDADGVSLGPSLWLHLDKVFTQSWNELKGAILEGGIPFNRAHGMHVFEYAKIDPRFNEVFNKAMHNSSTLLMKRILDVYKGFDHINKLVDVGGGVGATIKLITSKHPRILGINFDLPHVIECASAYEDGVKHVGGDMFQSVPNGDAIFMKRILHDWGDEECLKILKNCLKAIPNDGKVIVVETMVSIVPEPTSFAKNAFGNDVIMMTQMPGGIERTKQDFMDLAHGSGFSGIRFVCCVSSVWVMEFYK; encoded by the exons ATGGCTCGTCCATCAGAATCCGATGCAAAACTACTTGAGCACTTCAAGCTACCAcaagatgaagaagaagtagATGGCTTCTTGTTTTCTCAAATGGCATGGTCAATTGTGGTTCCAATGGCTTTGAGGACCACAATAGAGCTTGGTGTATTTGACATCATAGCCAAAGAAGGCAAAGGTGCAAAGCTCTCAGCAAAAGACATTGTTGATCACATTGGAACCAACAACCCTGAAGCAGCATCAATGTTGGATCGTCTTCTTAGGCTTCTTGCAAGTCACTCATTACTGTCTTGTTCTGTTGTTGAAGATCCACAAAGCTCTAATAACTTGAATCACAGGCTGTATAGTCTCTCACCTGTTTCCAAATATTTTGTGGGTGATGCTGATGGTGTATCGTTGGGACCCTCGTTGTGGCTGCATCTAGATAAAGTCTTCACCCAAAGTTG GAATGAATTGAAAGGAGCAATCCTTGAAGGAGGTATACCATTCAATAGGGCTCATGGCATGCATGTTTTCGAGTATGCAAAAATTGATCCTAGGTTCAACGAGGTCTTCAACAAAGCAATGCACAACTCCTCCACTTTATTAATGAAGAGGATTCTTGATGTCTACAAAGGCTTTGACCACATCAATAAACTAGTGGatgttggtggtggtgttggGGCAACTATCAAACTAATCACTTCCAAGCACCCTCGTATTCTTGGTATCAATTTTGATTTGCCTCATGTCATAGAATGTGCCTCAGCCTATGAAGATG GCGTGAAGCATGTGGGAGGAGATATGTTTCAGAGTGTTCCTAATGGAGATGCCATTTTCATGAAG AGAATACTTCACGATTGGGGAGATGAAGAATGCTTGAAGATATTGAAAAATTGCCTCAAGGCTATTCCGAATGATGGGAAGGTTATTGTGGTGGAAACAATGGTTTCCATTGTTCCTGAGCCAACATCTTTTGCCAAGAATGCTTTTGGAAATGATGTTATCATGATGACTCAAATGCCCGGAGGGATTGAGAGAACAAAACAAGATTTCATGGACTTAGCACATGGATCTGGATTTAGTGGCATAAGATTTGTGTGTTGTGTCTCTAGCGTCTGGGTCATGGAATTTTACAAGTAA